From the Chloroflexota bacterium genome, one window contains:
- a CDS encoding zinc-binding alcohol dehydrogenase, translating into MQATQIVFPEQNKVTIEAVTLPPLGPHDVLVRTEVSLISAGTELTNLRGDMERQSFPKYPGYSNVGVVERVGDEVGDFSEGDRVLSNGRHASHHVVNRATGRTGAPQTLLRVPDGVDPADATFTTLGAVAMHGIRKAEPKLGQTAAVVGQGVVGQLLCQLLRLNGVHPVIGIDVFPVRLEMGAQSGTPVLVNGADEDVVQRVMEVTGGAGVTYGFDATRSGTAMRMLMDMAAQSGKILLVGSIPRIVEIPLFDPLQTKELSIIGVLQPRSPMIAHPYYPWTQERNRAEILDLLARQALKVDHLITHRMMPAQAPETYDMIARGGADWLGVVFEW; encoded by the coding sequence ATGCAAGCAACCCAGATAGTTTTTCCCGAACAGAATAAGGTAACGATTGAAGCCGTAACGCTGCCGCCGCTTGGGCCACACGACGTGCTGGTGCGCACCGAGGTCAGCCTGATTAGCGCAGGCACCGAACTGACGAATCTGCGCGGCGATATGGAGCGCCAGTCCTTCCCCAAGTATCCGGGCTACTCCAACGTGGGTGTCGTGGAGCGCGTGGGCGATGAGGTTGGGGATTTTAGCGAGGGTGACCGTGTGCTGAGCAACGGCCGGCATGCTTCCCACCACGTCGTTAACCGCGCCACCGGCCGCACCGGCGCGCCGCAGACATTGCTGCGGGTACCCGATGGTGTCGACCCGGCTGACGCCACATTTACGACCCTGGGCGCGGTCGCCATGCACGGCATCCGCAAAGCGGAGCCCAAGTTAGGGCAGACTGCCGCCGTGGTGGGCCAAGGCGTCGTCGGACAACTCCTCTGCCAGCTTCTGCGTCTGAACGGCGTGCATCCTGTGATCGGCATTGACGTCTTTCCCGTTCGATTAGAGATGGGAGCGCAAAGCGGTACCCCGGTTTTGGTCAACGGAGCCGACGAGGACGTCGTGCAGCGCGTAATGGAGGTTACCGGCGGCGCGGGCGTGACGTACGGCTTTGACGCCACCCGCAGCGGCACCGCCATGCGCATGCTCATGGATATGGCCGCTCAGAGCGGCAAGATTCTCCTCGTGGGCAGTATCCCGCGCATCGTGGAGATTCCGCTCTTCGATCCATTGCAGACGAAAGAGCTCAGCATCATCGGCGTGCTCCAGCCGCGTTCGCCCATGATTGCCCATCCCTACTACCCGTGGACGCAAGAGCGCAACCGCGCGGAGATTCTCGACTTGCTCGCGCGGCAGGCGCTGAAGGTAGACCATCTCATTACCCACCGCATGATGCCGGCGCAAGCCCCGGAGACCTACGACATGATCGCGCGCGGCGGCGCAGATTGGCTGGGGGTGGTTTTTGAGTGGTAG
- a CDS encoding Gfo/Idh/MocA family oxidoreductase — MLGVGIIGCGGISNGHARGWNANSDRAKVVAVADVVEAAAQTRAAQVGGAQVYTDYRELLQNPNVDAVDICLPHHVHKDAAVAAAEAKKHVLIEKPLCLTMDEAKEIEAAVEANGITLMCAHNQVFTESVQEIKPRIDDGLVGDVYWIHSADCFLSRPYIRTGSAALSSHGPGTWRSKRELMGGGELIDTGYHPTYRLLYLAGSRAMTVSALLTNHRLPQLDGEDTAQVLVAFENGSTGQVLSSWAMNLPSGYSIHVVGDRGTISAGPGRIEMMLNGMDRPAVKELQVPDTFAREIEHFIGCLENGETPVQSLADGIATLRLIRGAYLSVEEQRIVSLDTV; from the coding sequence ATGTTAGGTGTTGGCATTATTGGGTGCGGCGGCATTAGCAACGGCCACGCGCGGGGTTGGAACGCCAATAGCGACCGCGCCAAGGTGGTGGCGGTGGCGGACGTGGTGGAAGCTGCCGCGCAGACGCGCGCGGCGCAAGTGGGCGGCGCGCAGGTCTACACGGACTACCGCGAACTCCTGCAAAATCCCAATGTAGACGCGGTGGACATCTGTTTGCCGCATCACGTGCATAAAGACGCCGCGGTGGCGGCGGCGGAAGCCAAGAAACACGTCCTCATCGAAAAGCCGCTCTGCTTGACGATGGACGAAGCCAAGGAGATTGAAGCGGCCGTTGAGGCGAACGGCATCACGCTCATGTGCGCCCACAATCAGGTCTTCACAGAATCCGTGCAGGAGATCAAGCCACGCATCGATGACGGCCTCGTAGGCGACGTCTACTGGATTCACTCCGCCGACTGCTTTCTGAGCCGGCCCTACATCAGAACGGGCTCGGCCGCGCTATCGTCGCATGGTCCGGGCACGTGGCGCTCCAAACGCGAACTCATGGGCGGCGGCGAGCTTATCGATACGGGCTACCACCCGACCTATCGCCTGCTCTATTTGGCCGGCTCGAGAGCGATGACCGTCAGTGCATTGCTGACCAATCACCGCCTGCCGCAACTCGACGGCGAGGACACGGCGCAAGTGCTGGTGGCCTTCGAGAATGGTTCCACCGGCCAGGTCCTCAGCTCGTGGGCCATGAACCTGCCGTCGGGCTATTCGATCCACGTGGTAGGCGACCGGGGCACGATCTCGGCAGGGCCGGGCCGCATTGAGATGATGCTGAACGGCATGGACCGGCCCGCGGTAAAGGAACTCCAGGTTCCCGACACGTTTGCCCGGGAGATCGAACACTTTATCGGCTGCCTCGAAAACGGCGAGACGCCGGTGCAGAGCTTGGCCGACGGCATCGCCACTTTGCGCCTGATCCGGGGAGCGTACCTATCAGTAGAGGAACAGCGGATCGTGTCGCTCGATACGGTCTAG
- a CDS encoding proton-conducting transporter membrane subunit, with the protein MLTTPLHLLIVPIGAAGLAILFRRWTAFSGLVALSALVVTFMLVMVLDTDSGSSILTFTIQLDARARLPLLAVTGLLALTLVFHLIRSQGEFFPATTCVLAAVLIAAAMIYTRYVVAAALLQLAHVVAAMGILGTVPTQRIGVTMIRYALMMTIGGALIVLGLLLVDQYRVSPETELSVRAIAAVLSVGFGTLLAAAPLYFWLPDVAYRAPVMGFILIAAVLHTATTTFLVSVMATFPWLSNDAQLNATAALGGLATVLIGALLAFSANDLRGLLGYSTVSASGFIIIGVASRSALAVTGILYQALAMAAALFLLAILVGVIEERLGGASFAQLAGLTSRAPLLTLAFIVGSFSIVGVPGFASFPGRWLVFQAASQQGEWFLFTLLAGSGLLMLAYARALRACLQPVQIPGRISPFSRSGSIMAVLVALLCCGLGIYPSPIFSAILDVVKDLSFVRAV; encoded by the coding sequence GTGCTAACAACACCATTGCACTTGCTCATCGTCCCTATTGGCGCGGCGGGGCTAGCCATTCTCTTTCGGCGCTGGACGGCGTTTTCAGGGCTGGTTGCCCTTAGCGCGCTCGTCGTTACATTCATGCTGGTAATGGTCTTGGATACCGATTCCGGCAGCTCCATTCTGACTTTCACGATACAGCTTGACGCCAGAGCGCGTTTGCCATTGCTTGCAGTCACTGGGCTACTTGCACTCACTCTGGTGTTTCACTTAATCCGCAGCCAAGGAGAGTTCTTTCCCGCAACCACGTGCGTCTTGGCGGCAGTCCTGATTGCCGCGGCAATGATCTATACGCGCTACGTCGTTGCCGCGGCTTTGCTGCAGTTAGCGCACGTTGTGGCGGCCATGGGCATCTTGGGCACAGTGCCGACGCAACGCATAGGCGTTACCATGATCCGCTATGCGCTCATGATGACGATTGGGGGCGCGCTGATTGTGTTGGGCCTGCTGTTGGTAGACCAATATCGCGTGAGTCCCGAGACGGAACTCAGTGTACGCGCCATTGCCGCCGTGCTTTCCGTGGGCTTCGGCACTCTGCTGGCCGCCGCGCCGCTCTACTTCTGGCTACCGGACGTAGCGTATCGCGCGCCGGTGATGGGGTTTATCTTGATTGCCGCAGTTCTACATACCGCAACGACGACATTCTTGGTTTCGGTGATGGCCACGTTTCCGTGGCTTTCCAACGACGCGCAGTTGAACGCCACGGCCGCCTTGGGTGGACTAGCCACGGTCCTGATCGGGGCGCTTCTGGCATTTAGCGCCAATGACCTGCGCGGACTCCTGGGCTATTCCACGGTGAGCGCGAGCGGCTTTATCATCATAGGGGTTGCTTCTCGCTCGGCATTGGCGGTTACGGGCATTCTCTATCAGGCGCTGGCAATGGCGGCGGCGCTCTTCTTGCTCGCCATTCTTGTCGGCGTGATCGAGGAGCGTCTCGGCGGCGCTTCCTTTGCGCAGTTGGCCGGGCTGACGTCCCGCGCTCCCTTGCTTACCCTTGCGTTCATCGTGGGCAGCTTTTCCATTGTCGGCGTGCCGGGCTTTGCCAGCTTTCCCGGTCGCTGGCTTGTCTTTCAAGCCGCTTCGCAACAGGGTGAGTGGTTTCTCTTCACTCTCCTCGCAGGGAGCGGACTGCTGATGCTCGCGTATGCGCGGGCGCTCCGCGCCTGCCTCCAGCCGGTTCAGATACCCGGCAGGATCAGCCCCTTCTCGCGTTCCGGCTCAATTATGGCCGTGCTCGTTGCCCTGCTCTGTTGCGGATTGGGCATCTACCCGTCACCGATCTTCTCTGCGATTCTCGATGTGGTCAAAGATCTCAGTTTCGTGCGCGCTGTTTAG
- a CDS encoding proton-conducting transporter membrane subunit, whose amino-acid sequence MQNLFFSVPHPWLFGPAAVFLGLSLLFIGADYVVRGSTWLQQRLLRWRWLRPLVVALRLSNTWIEVYPIVATVAIAGLLVQISVYAALGAEAPWEVEVGPWLSLLNNAIVLAFRLDSVSLLFLWLGAAILLCFLWILPAAHLPRDQMGRAYACILLTLCAYGGLVLSENLLFLYVFWEALGLTSYFLAVLPREERPQVSAAAVRLLMVSHFSGYGLLAAILIISRRSDQYLYGDIPSGAFDALVVGLVLASVAARASWPPFHGWAASLRSHLAPIYANVAGIMLLGTMYVVARFLVLSGPEPFLPWSNPLLIVGGLSLALSIAAMLALGRLASLLAVNWIGHAGLIAVAVAVGTYQAIAAAALIVFSGGIGMALVAAAGPSLLAIHRQSQRAIWALPAATVVIGIAALAGVVLPLSAASRSFLYLAIDRETWAIPLQALIVLFGITVIVTFGRWMQRLFVNPPLTSVRRAEVLLGQGSLVWLLVAGGTVMAVLQWQFSVLVWPAVTTISHATMSDQATFSWAAHLVPSTLSTALVGGVGVIAVVLLRRMHPRDRRQLASITRTIGGAADRLLVPPNGLLLLLGRCLAFLGRTSTAAERRYYIAIAMLAIFGLLVLLLETQGIAS is encoded by the coding sequence GTGCAGAATCTCTTCTTTAGTGTGCCGCACCCCTGGCTGTTTGGGCCGGCGGCGGTGTTCCTCGGCCTCAGCTTGCTTTTCATCGGTGCCGACTATGTCGTGCGGGGAAGCACGTGGCTGCAGCAACGCTTGCTGCGGTGGCGTTGGCTGAGACCGCTCGTGGTTGCGCTCCGTCTCTCTAACACATGGATTGAGGTATATCCCATTGTTGCCACGGTTGCCATTGCCGGGCTCCTCGTGCAGATCAGCGTCTACGCGGCGCTTGGCGCCGAAGCGCCGTGGGAAGTCGAAGTCGGACCCTGGCTCTCGCTCCTCAACAACGCAATCGTGCTGGCCTTTCGGCTCGACTCCGTAAGCCTGCTCTTTCTCTGGCTTGGCGCAGCGATATTGCTCTGCTTTCTTTGGATTCTTCCGGCGGCGCATCTCCCGCGAGATCAAATGGGTAGAGCCTACGCTTGCATCCTTCTCACGCTCTGCGCCTACGGAGGCTTGGTGCTCTCCGAGAACCTGCTCTTTCTCTACGTGTTTTGGGAAGCGCTGGGCTTGACCAGTTACTTCCTGGCCGTATTACCCCGGGAAGAACGCCCGCAGGTAAGTGCGGCGGCGGTGCGCTTGCTCATGGTGAGCCACTTTTCCGGTTACGGTCTGCTTGCGGCAATTCTTATCATTTCTCGCCGGAGCGACCAATATCTCTACGGCGACATTCCTTCCGGCGCCTTCGATGCACTGGTCGTGGGTCTCGTATTGGCCTCCGTGGCCGCTCGGGCAAGTTGGCCTCCCTTTCACGGTTGGGCGGCCTCCCTGCGCAGTCATCTCGCGCCAATTTACGCGAATGTGGCGGGTATCATGCTGCTAGGAACCATGTACGTAGTCGCGCGGTTTCTCGTGCTCTCCGGTCCGGAGCCGTTCCTTCCGTGGTCGAACCCGTTGCTCATTGTCGGCGGTCTGAGCTTGGCGCTCTCGATTGCCGCAATGCTTGCATTAGGCAGGCTCGCCTCCCTGCTCGCCGTTAATTGGATCGGTCACGCCGGCCTCATCGCGGTGGCGGTTGCCGTAGGCACGTACCAGGCCATAGCCGCGGCGGCGCTGATCGTCTTCAGTGGGGGCATCGGCATGGCGCTGGTCGCGGCGGCGGGGCCGTCGCTCTTGGCGATACACCGCCAGAGCCAGCGCGCCATTTGGGCCTTGCCGGCAGCCACCGTAGTTATCGGCATTGCAGCGCTCGCAGGAGTGGTTCTCCCCTTGAGCGCCGCTTCGCGTTCATTCCTCTACTTGGCAATTGATAGAGAGACCTGGGCAATTCCCCTGCAGGCTCTCATAGTTCTCTTTGGTATCACAGTTATCGTTACCTTTGGGCGCTGGATGCAGCGCCTCTTTGTCAATCCACCACTCACCTCGGTGCGCAGAGCGGAAGTCTTGCTCGGCCAGGGAAGTCTCGTGTGGCTTCTTGTCGCAGGGGGAACTGTCATGGCAGTATTGCAGTGGCAGTTTTCCGTACTTGTCTGGCCGGCGGTCACGACGATAAGCCACGCCACTATGTCGGATCAGGCGACGTTCTCTTGGGCTGCGCATTTGGTGCCGAGCACGCTCTCTACGGCACTGGTAGGCGGCGTCGGTGTGATTGCCGTAGTGCTCTTGCGGCGCATGCATCCTCGGGATCGGCGGCAACTGGCATCCATAACCCGGACAATCGGCGGCGCTGCGGACCGCCTTCTCGTGCCGCCTAACGGCCTGCTCCTGCTCTTGGGACGTTGCCTGGCGTTTCTCGGCAGAACCTCCACCGCGGCGGAGCGGCGCTATTACATTGCAATCGCAATGCTCGCCATATTCGGGCTTCTCGTCCTGCTCCTGGAAACGCAAGGGATTGCCTCGTGA
- a CDS encoding menaquinone biosynthesis decarboxylase: MPPTFKDLREYVAFLEGKGELQRITATVDPELEITEITDRVTKAGGPALLFENVQGSDIPLLINTFGSEQRTAWALGSDSWEELPQKLENLLGIALGGPPEGLAAKLQAGGELFKLSRIAPKVVNSAPCQEVVLTGDDVDLGMLPIIKCWPLDAGKYITLPLVCSYDPNTGKRNVGCYRMQVLSKNTTAMHWQRHKGGREHYDDSVEKKERLQLAVALGAEPAAVYSGTAPLPQGIDEFLFAGFLRGGPVQLVKGKTVDVMVPANSEIVLEGYVEPGEYATEGPFGDHTGYYSIADQYPVFHITAITHRRDPMYVTIIVGRPPMEDLYMGKATERIFLPLIKMMVPEVHDIALPDEGVFHNIVFVSIKKRFPGHARKTMYALWSLHQMMCVKLIVVVDDDIDVQDTSEVLFRMGNNVDWKRDTVIVEGPVDSLDHAAPLPNYGGKLGVDATRKTAEEGFTREWPEDIVMSPEIAERVTRRWQEYFRV; this comes from the coding sequence ATGCCACCCACGTTCAAAGACCTCCGCGAATACGTCGCGTTCCTTGAAGGCAAAGGGGAGTTACAGCGCATTACGGCGACGGTAGACCCCGAGCTAGAGATTACGGAGATAACCGACCGCGTCACCAAAGCGGGAGGGCCCGCGCTGCTCTTCGAGAACGTACAGGGCTCGGACATACCGCTGCTCATCAACACTTTTGGCTCGGAGCAACGCACGGCGTGGGCGCTCGGGTCCGATTCGTGGGAAGAGCTGCCGCAGAAGCTGGAAAACCTCCTGGGCATCGCGCTGGGCGGCCCGCCGGAAGGACTCGCCGCCAAGTTGCAGGCCGGCGGCGAACTGTTTAAATTGTCGCGCATTGCGCCCAAAGTAGTGAATTCTGCGCCCTGCCAGGAGGTCGTGCTGACCGGCGACGACGTGGACCTGGGCATGCTGCCCATCATCAAATGCTGGCCGCTGGATGCGGGGAAATATATCACCCTGCCGCTCGTGTGCAGCTATGATCCGAATACCGGCAAGCGCAACGTGGGCTGCTACCGCATGCAGGTGCTTAGCAAGAACACCACAGCCATGCACTGGCAGCGGCACAAAGGCGGGCGCGAGCACTACGACGACAGCGTGGAAAAGAAGGAACGGCTGCAACTGGCGGTGGCGCTCGGCGCGGAACCGGCGGCGGTGTATTCCGGCACCGCGCCGCTGCCGCAAGGCATCGATGAGTTTCTCTTTGCCGGATTCTTGCGCGGCGGGCCGGTGCAACTCGTCAAGGGCAAGACCGTGGACGTGATGGTGCCCGCTAACAGCGAGATCGTGCTCGAGGGCTACGTGGAACCCGGCGAATACGCGACTGAGGGTCCATTCGGCGACCACACGGGCTATTACTCGATAGCGGACCAGTACCCTGTCTTTCACATTACGGCCATTACGCACCGGCGCGACCCGATGTACGTCACCATCATTGTGGGCCGCCCGCCGATGGAAGACCTCTACATGGGCAAGGCCACCGAGCGCATCTTCCTGCCGCTCATCAAGATGATGGTCCCGGAGGTCCATGACATTGCCCTGCCGGACGAAGGCGTCTTTCACAATATTGTCTTCGTTTCCATTAAGAAGCGCTTTCCCGGTCACGCGCGCAAGACCATGTACGCTCTTTGGAGCCTACATCAGATGATGTGCGTCAAACTCATTGTGGTGGTAGATGACGACATTGACGTGCAGGATACGTCCGAGGTCCTCTTCCGCATGGGGAACAACGTCGATTGGAAGCGGGATACGGTGATTGTAGAAGGGCCAGTGGATTCGCTCGACCACGCGGCGCCGCTGCCGAACTATGGCGGCAAGTTGGGCGTGGATGCCACCCGCAAGACGGCGGAAGAGGGCTTTACCCGCGAGTGGCCGGAAGACATCGTAATGAGCCCGGAGATCGCGGAACGGGTGACGCGCCGCTGGCAGGAGTATTTTCGCGTCTGA
- a CDS encoding bifunctional 4-hydroxy-2-oxoglutarate aldolase/2-dehydro-3-deoxy-phosphogluconate aldolase, with product MQTLQSVRAQAQVARTEAAGMVMIIRGVPPEWAVPIGEALLAADVNVMEITLNTPHALDMIAALHDALGEQMAIGAGTVLSVAEAEQALAAGAEFFVSPHLDTAIVAFANEHDCMVVPGAFTPTEVFTALRAGADIVKVFPANIVGPQFFKDLQGPFGQIPLLPTGGITIENAGTYIKSGALALGVGAGLLDWQRLDGEFERVTAATRAMRAAIMQARQEMETQ from the coding sequence GTGCAAACTTTGCAGAGTGTACGCGCGCAGGCGCAGGTAGCGCGCACCGAGGCAGCCGGAATGGTCATGATCATCCGGGGCGTGCCTCCTGAGTGGGCGGTGCCCATTGGCGAGGCGCTGCTGGCAGCGGACGTGAACGTGATGGAAATCACGCTCAATACGCCCCACGCGTTGGACATGATCGCCGCGCTGCACGACGCGCTGGGCGAGCAGATGGCGATTGGCGCAGGTACGGTGCTCTCCGTAGCGGAGGCCGAGCAAGCACTGGCCGCCGGAGCGGAGTTCTTCGTCTCGCCGCACCTCGATACCGCGATCGTAGCGTTTGCCAACGAGCACGACTGCATGGTGGTCCCCGGCGCGTTCACGCCCACGGAGGTGTTCACCGCTCTGCGGGCAGGCGCGGACATCGTAAAAGTATTTCCCGCCAATATTGTCGGACCGCAGTTCTTCAAGGACCTGCAGGGCCCCTTTGGTCAGATTCCTTTACTGCCGACCGGTGGGATCACAATCGAGAACGCCGGGACATACATCAAGAGCGGCGCCTTGGCGCTCGGCGTCGGCGCGGGACTGCTGGATTGGCAGCGTCTGGACGGTGAATTCGAACGCGTAACGGCAGCGACGCGAGCGATGCGGGCGGCCATAATGCAAGCCCGGCAAGAGATGGAGACCCAGTAG